A genomic segment from uncultured Fibrobacter sp. encodes:
- a CDS encoding MFS transporter: protein MEKHQGSFAFYGVVFSQVASTTALIALLELVLNRLHLFESSDSSFIVLHLLILLPCVLLVTPAGYFSDKYPKERVLRITSLLMIPAVGVFGVAAYIGSMTFVFAAAALFFVLQAIASPAKSGYLKELVGVRMLANGAGRFTIVTFVSLLLSAAATAVAFEQIAPQTLDFAHLMQGVLPIIAGIAVVELLGTVFAFAIPSIGAYDAEMKFPWSRYYNFAFTRRKFKKAWKNRALRQSIIGLSMFWVMIFLLLFIVQDMFGSGSLFDKDLMANYAIVGTIVGLVLGSYYAMRMSKAFIEMGLIPLGTAGAAALILIIPFIPRPYNAIAFALLGFCGGLYALPMFAMLLYNTKPRSAGHVLSISNAVQNICIIAFDVLLMVALKYLNFGRMDLFFILGIFCLAGTVWALWAMPHTLLRQLLRSALSIHYKFLVSGVQNIPWEGPVLLVGNHISYIDWALIQMASPRPMRFVITRRPYEKWYVRLLLSQMKTINLDISNPAPAMESARRALLRGEAVVMFPENAMTSTGNMNRFRLDYSAAIRDVPKVKLLPFYVQGLWGSSYSMADAGFKDLVHSGGRIVTVAFGNELPLEADPVTIKRAVQELSITAWETYIRKLRPVASAWIRTAKKVGSGPSVYSPDGKHLSAHTLTTAVLSFAKVIDKLTIGEKQVGVLIPPSGPGIIANMACLVRGKTVYNLNYTNTPETMDYCCGVADVKSIITAKVFVEKLKQKGINMDILLSKYKVYYMEDLKEMIPKSALILNFLRVLVLPAWYLELRFFKKVTLDDVATVIFSSGSEGRPKGVELTHYNLMGNIKQCESVLNPCQDDVFLGSLPLFHAFGFSITTMLCLVEGVPVATCPDPTDAKLVSRICAQFKVSFMVATGTFLRMWGVNRAVHPLMFASVRRIYAGAEKIREDVRQLYRTKFKLEIFEGFGCTETTPVAAVNTKDTLMDDYKTVLVGNKPGTVGAPLPGTQFRIVDPDTMEELPIGEDGLILIGGAQIMKGYLKNPEKTAQAIAIINGRRWYKTGDKGHVDEDGYLTIVDRYSRFAKLGGEMVSLGSVDFKISETTFFEGVDHFTVAVPDGSKGEKIALLFAGDISEDEAKDRLKQVGLPPLMQPSYVLKLDDLPKLGSGKCDFQTGKKIAMERLGLKND from the coding sequence ATGGAAAAACATCAAGGTTCTTTCGCTTTTTACGGGGTCGTTTTTTCACAGGTCGCTTCGACCACGGCTCTTATCGCCCTCTTGGAATTGGTGCTTAACCGTTTGCATTTGTTTGAATCGAGCGACAGTTCGTTTATAGTCCTGCACCTCTTGATTCTTTTGCCGTGCGTGCTGCTTGTAACGCCCGCCGGCTATTTCTCGGACAAGTATCCCAAGGAACGCGTGTTGCGCATTACGTCGCTGCTTATGATCCCGGCTGTGGGCGTGTTCGGTGTGGCAGCGTATATCGGAAGTATGACATTTGTGTTTGCGGCTGCGGCCCTTTTCTTTGTGCTGCAGGCCATTGCCTCGCCGGCAAAAAGCGGCTACCTCAAGGAACTGGTGGGCGTGCGCATGCTTGCAAATGGCGCCGGCCGCTTTACGATCGTTACCTTCGTAAGTTTGCTGTTGTCTGCTGCGGCGACCGCGGTGGCGTTTGAACAGATTGCTCCGCAGACGCTTGACTTTGCCCACTTGATGCAGGGCGTGCTCCCGATTATTGCGGGCATTGCCGTCGTGGAACTCCTTGGTACCGTGTTCGCATTTGCAATCCCCTCTATTGGCGCCTACGACGCCGAAATGAAGTTCCCCTGGAGCCGTTACTACAACTTTGCCTTTACACGCCGCAAGTTCAAGAAGGCCTGGAAGAACCGTGCGCTCCGCCAGTCGATTATTGGCCTTTCGATGTTCTGGGTCATGATTTTCTTGCTGTTGTTCATTGTGCAAGACATGTTCGGTTCGGGCTCGCTGTTTGATAAGGACTTGATGGCGAACTATGCGATTGTGGGGACGATTGTGGGCCTGGTGCTTGGTTCTTACTACGCCATGCGCATGTCCAAGGCCTTTATTGAAATGGGACTTATTCCGCTGGGTACGGCCGGTGCTGCCGCCTTGATTCTGATTATTCCGTTTATTCCGCGCCCCTATAATGCGATTGCGTTTGCCTTGCTCGGTTTCTGTGGCGGTTTGTATGCGCTTCCGATGTTTGCGATGCTCTTGTACAATACTAAGCCGCGTTCGGCTGGCCACGTGCTTTCGATTAGCAATGCGGTGCAGAACATTTGCATTATCGCTTTTGACGTGCTTTTGATGGTGGCGCTTAAGTACTTGAACTTTGGGCGCATGGACTTGTTCTTTATTTTGGGTATTTTCTGCTTGGCAGGTACGGTGTGGGCGCTTTGGGCCATGCCGCATACATTGCTCCGCCAGTTGTTGCGCTCGGCGCTTTCGATTCATTACAAGTTCTTGGTGTCGGGTGTGCAAAATATTCCGTGGGAAGGCCCGGTACTGTTGGTGGGTAACCATATTTCGTACATCGACTGGGCTCTGATCCAGATGGCAAGCCCGAGGCCCATGCGCTTTGTGATTACGCGCAGACCGTATGAAAAGTGGTATGTGCGCCTGCTGCTTTCGCAGATGAAGACGATCAACTTGGATATTTCGAACCCGGCTCCTGCGATGGAAAGTGCGCGCCGTGCGCTGTTGCGTGGTGAAGCTGTTGTGATGTTCCCCGAAAATGCAATGACTTCGACCGGTAACATGAACCGCTTTAGACTTGATTATTCGGCGGCTATTCGCGATGTGCCTAAGGTTAAGTTGTTGCCGTTCTATGTGCAGGGCCTGTGGGGTAGTTCGTATTCTATGGCCGACGCTGGCTTTAAGGACTTGGTGCATTCGGGCGGGCGTATTGTGACGGTTGCTTTTGGTAACGAGCTCCCGCTCGAAGCCGACCCGGTAACGATCAAGCGCGCCGTGCAGGAACTTTCTATTACCGCTTGGGAAACCTATATCCGCAAGCTCCGTCCGGTGGCCTCTGCCTGGATTCGTACGGCAAAGAAGGTGGGGAGTGGTCCTTCGGTGTATAGCCCCGACGGCAAGCACTTGTCGGCCCATACGCTTACGACTGCGGTTCTTTCTTTTGCCAAGGTTATTGATAAATTAACTATCGGCGAAAAGCAGGTGGGTGTGTTGATTCCGCCTTCGGGCCCGGGCATTATTGCCAACATGGCATGCCTTGTGCGCGGTAAGACGGTTTACAACCTGAACTACACCAATACGCCCGAAACCATGGACTATTGCTGTGGCGTTGCCGATGTCAAGAGCATTATTACCGCCAAGGTCTTTGTCGAAAAGCTGAAGCAGAAGGGCATTAACATGGACATTCTGCTTTCGAAGTACAAAGTATACTACATGGAAGACCTGAAGGAAATGATTCCGAAGAGTGCCTTGATTCTCAACTTCTTGAGAGTGCTCGTGTTGCCTGCTTGGTACTTGGAACTAAGATTCTTCAAGAAAGTGACGCTTGACGATGTGGCCACGGTTATCTTTAGTTCGGGCTCCGAAGGTAGGCCGAAGGGCGTGGAACTCACGCATTACAACTTGATGGGTAACATTAAACAGTGCGAAAGCGTGCTGAACCCTTGCCAAGACGACGTGTTCTTGGGTTCGCTCCCGCTGTTCCATGCGTTCGGTTTTTCGATTACGACCATGCTTTGCCTTGTTGAAGGTGTGCCGGTGGCCACCTGCCCTGATCCGACCGATGCAAAGCTTGTGTCGCGTATTTGTGCTCAGTTCAAGGTGTCATTCATGGTGGCGACGGGCACGTTCCTGCGCATGTGGGGTGTGAACCGCGCGGTACACCCGCTGATGTTTGCAAGCGTGCGCCGCATTTACGCCGGTGCCGAAAAGATTCGCGAAGATGTTCGCCAGCTTTACCGCACCAAATTCAAACTTGAAATCTTTGAAGGCTTCGGCTGTACCGAGACGACTCCTGTGGCTGCCGTGAATACCAAGGACACCTTGATGGATGATTACAAGACCGTGCTGGTGGGTAACAAGCCGGGTACTGTGGGCGCACCGCTGCCGGGTACGCAGTTCCGTATTGTAGACCCCGATACCATGGAAGAATTGCCCATTGGCGAAGATGGCTTGATTTTGATCGGTGGTGCCCAGATTATGAAGGGCTACCTCAAGAACCCCGAAAAGACCGCTCAGGCAATTGCGATTATCAATGGCCGCCGTTGGTACAAGACGGGCGACAAGGGCCACGTAGACGAAGACGGCTACCTCACCATTGTAGACCGCTATAGCCGTTTTGCAAAGCTCGGCGGTGAAATGGTGAGCTTGGGCTCGGTTGACTTCAAGATTTCGGAAACGACATTCTTTGAAGGCGTGGACCACTTTACGGTGGCCGTGCCCGATGGCTCCAAGGGCGAAAAGATTGCCCTGTTGTTTGCAGGCGATATTTCTGAAGACGAGGCCAAGGATAGGCTCAAGCAGGTGGGGCTTCCGCCGCTGATGCAGCCTTCTTACGTGCTTAAACTGGACGATTTGCCCAAATTGGGCTCCGGAAAGTGCGATTTCCAGACCGGTAAGAAGATTGCCATGGAAAGATTGGGCCTTAAAAACGACTAG
- a CDS encoding translation initiation factor (involved in start site selection during the initiation of translation): MGIEERSTLVYSTALGGRVKQEKPKAERPQGDGVVRIQLKRLGGGKMASVVTGVPLDEAELKELGRELKQKCGVGGSVKDFVIEIQGDKRNLLKTELEKRGYTVKLAGG, from the coding sequence ATGGGTATCGAAGAACGTTCTACATTGGTCTATTCAACCGCTTTAGGGGGCCGCGTCAAGCAAGAAAAGCCCAAAGCGGAGCGTCCGCAAGGCGATGGTGTGGTAAGAATCCAACTCAAGCGCCTTGGGGGCGGAAAAATGGCCAGTGTAGTGACTGGAGTGCCGCTCGATGAAGCCGAACTCAAGGAATTGGGCCGTGAACTCAAGCAAAAGTGCGGGGTAGGCGGCTCGGTCAAGGATTTTGTAATCGAAATTCAGGGCGATAAGCGGAATCTGCTAAAAACAGAACTAGAAAAGCGCGGATATACCGTAAAACTCGCTGGTGGCTAA
- a CDS encoding FecR domain-containing protein has product MMILAVMPAMVFSATAVGKVRMTLGEVDRWKAKQNEWTAIRTGVKIYQSDKVRTGVESEVVFGLPDGSSIMIGENTIVEMEKLFEPNDEGGFETKIDVEKGFLNFAVHKLKNKKSKFIFKTGTATASIRGTEGYIGGEGVFFAGLKTGKLEITPAGSDKPVFIGAGETTFGTDSLVVVKLASSGEARFAKRLSKILEDKSKSVKDLQAELQKADSTFQQELREEAQKAAATLPANGFVVSTTSPVEICEGGLSIEGSYRTSDENASLVLKVGKGFTSNNLIRAADDKAHTFSEKIAISDENGLWTADKATLEFKGAGLTSSKTIDLQINKACPEVNTKAPTASISSYDSLHCVANVSVGDMKNDAAVMAIESDGSQISEEAITKNAQKRIKLQKGRHEYVVRVEDQAANKVEVTKTMGCYPNKRFTIDVFGEPHEILKVPPPPQDIPDHISQTLQFRIRIPENDPEYLNKVTVRFNGKIILQESLTQIHTLDYQIPVMVSRGAKNHVDIEVVHKSGYTAKAKKDYEVR; this is encoded by the coding sequence ATGATGATTCTTGCCGTAATGCCGGCAATGGTATTTTCTGCGACTGCGGTCGGTAAAGTCCGTATGACTTTGGGCGAAGTAGACCGTTGGAAAGCTAAACAGAATGAATGGACTGCAATTAGGACTGGTGTCAAGATTTATCAGTCCGACAAGGTGCGTACGGGTGTCGAATCCGAAGTCGTGTTCGGACTTCCTGACGGTAGTTCCATTATGATTGGTGAAAACACCATCGTCGAAATGGAAAAGCTGTTTGAACCCAACGACGAAGGCGGTTTTGAAACCAAGATCGATGTTGAAAAGGGTTTCTTGAACTTTGCCGTCCACAAACTCAAAAACAAAAAATCCAAGTTTATCTTTAAGACCGGAACCGCAACTGCATCGATTCGCGGTACCGAAGGTTATATTGGTGGCGAAGGCGTATTCTTTGCTGGCCTTAAGACCGGTAAACTCGAAATTACCCCCGCAGGCTCCGACAAGCCGGTGTTTATTGGCGCAGGCGAAACCACGTTCGGAACCGATTCTCTGGTGGTCGTAAAGCTCGCGTCTTCGGGCGAGGCCCGCTTTGCCAAGCGTTTGAGCAAGATTTTGGAAGACAAGTCTAAGTCGGTAAAGGACTTGCAGGCTGAATTGCAGAAGGCCGACTCTACCTTCCAGCAAGAACTTCGCGAAGAAGCCCAGAAGGCTGCCGCGACACTTCCGGCAAATGGTTTTGTCGTAAGCACGACTTCTCCGGTAGAAATCTGCGAAGGCGGTCTTTCGATTGAAGGTTCTTACCGTACCTCTGACGAAAATGCATCGCTGGTCTTGAAGGTGGGCAAGGGCTTTACCTCGAATAACTTGATTCGCGCTGCCGACGACAAGGCTCACACCTTCTCCGAAAAGATTGCCATTAGCGACGAAAACGGTCTTTGGACTGCCGACAAGGCAACTTTGGAATTCAAGGGCGCTGGCCTCACGAGTTCCAAGACGATTGACTTGCAGATCAATAAGGCATGCCCCGAAGTGAATACCAAGGCTCCGACCGCGTCGATTTCTTCTTACGATTCCTTGCACTGCGTTGCAAACGTGTCGGTGGGCGACATGAAGAACGATGCTGCCGTGATGGCTATTGAATCGGATGGTAGCCAGATTTCGGAAGAAGCGATTACCAAGAATGCCCAGAAGAGAATTAAACTCCAGAAGGGTCGCCATGAATACGTAGTCCGTGTCGAAGACCAGGCCGCCAACAAGGTCGAAGTCACAAAGACCATGGGCTGCTACCCCAACAAGCGATTCACTATCGATGTCTTTGGAGAGCCTCACGAAATCTTGAAGGTTCCGCCTCCGCCGCAAGATATTCCGGACCACATTTCGCAAACGCTCCAGTTTAGAATCCGGATACCTGAAAACGATCCTGAGTACTTGAACAAGGTGACAGTCCGCTTTAACGGAAAGATTATCTTGCAGGAGTCGTTGACACAGATTCATACTTTGGATTACCAAATTCCGGTCATGGTTTCGCGAGGTGCGAAAAATCATGTAGATATCGAAGTCGTCCACAAGAGTGGTTACACGGCTAAAGCTAAGAAGGATTACGAGGTGCGTTGA
- a CDS encoding right-handed parallel beta-helix repeat-containing protein, whose amino-acid sequence MKLRVWTSTAIIMVALHVSAFAVEGGALEKSTIGGTLTGFLKKENSPYLVNETIVVPEGKALVVEAGTALYFKEGTGLDVRGGSLAIMGEKGNAVTMTSADDGKLWNGISVTGAKRSEIQGTSIENAVFGIAVESGSLDVRDGVISHADRAGVFVRNGSVALQWTRVEDCVNAGVWATHSAAIDIDASTLSGNHVALVAGENSTVNLMRTQIDANEVGVVDLGDNELTQRNSTVENNEIAFVANDIPPQDVRPALADNAKLFSRNIGEYKKSLGEEPVNPYADGTKYVGAMKGSQDSAWSISGNVGIELGYHKVLTRHNSSGENYVSQEDTVKPGERYINYFQVPGFFTNWNANLLMKSPTGATFEVVADISSDEWDNFKVYQFQASYTDEMQRLVLGDFYANGGELYLAGLHAFGASYDINLFKNSANDPMFMGSVFVGEENAPKIVGNRNYDVYKDYVDDGEAEAQRIVGGAKVRWNMHRRFNGTLGFVSSEDYLHDPFLRDGMDPNTNTAKPVVSSRNLFADGNWLFYPGDIKLNGQIAVGGADTLNAAKMRAVNQVFAEEGLDPSNFALLNRLMSNVNDVNSLSRERLEQIFGENSMKTPSEMRQELKRVLNRAKDVAKTIHSDDVAPTSGEFWGHEHWAFAGSYQWSNPRTFVEGFFRYVGSEYYSAGSEDLLQNTRMIGGNLKHKIYDFWNLGFGYTMNVENAAGEGNDYNLFGMGEGTQWGLPGAHTNWLREHEQDPVRTLYIHDGYLKNDFKLNDKMGLTFKYAFNYRTRSTPQRLYANYSGTSGIYDDPWFEEIKGRATMKVFNGVDTIKIDSARWADYYALADEPYLATQFTEKLMKHTLELGWSCKLPDNVLKIGGVLVVFTDMSEFEQDRLLSRFQLKNETYGILGYYLHGSDYLEQRYPISLTTTLEGMRNTVALTPRYKIYNRNDMSEFEWNLMDNLEMELKPNFLDLTLSGNLRQNFLSYEIENQDYDEMEFDLDASAKLRIHHSPALYSDWTVGTVLNYRPDSKADQYKDFYIIAALNYEF is encoded by the coding sequence ATGAAGCTAAGGGTTTGGACTTCAACCGCAATAATTATGGTAGCACTCCATGTGAGTGCTTTTGCCGTTGAAGGGGGAGCGCTCGAAAAGAGCACCATAGGCGGTACACTTACCGGATTTTTAAAGAAAGAAAACTCACCGTACTTGGTGAATGAAACTATTGTCGTGCCCGAGGGGAAAGCGCTTGTCGTTGAAGCGGGTACGGCGCTTTATTTTAAAGAAGGAACGGGGCTTGATGTTCGTGGTGGCTCGCTTGCCATTATGGGAGAAAAGGGCAACGCAGTGACCATGACTTCTGCCGATGATGGCAAGTTGTGGAATGGTATTTCGGTCACGGGTGCCAAGCGCTCTGAAATTCAGGGGACAAGTATCGAAAATGCCGTGTTCGGCATTGCTGTTGAAAGCGGTTCGCTCGATGTGCGCGACGGCGTTATTTCGCATGCAGACCGTGCGGGCGTGTTTGTGCGCAACGGTTCTGTGGCCCTGCAGTGGACTCGAGTTGAAGACTGCGTGAATGCCGGTGTGTGGGCTACGCACAGTGCCGCAATCGATATCGATGCGTCTACACTTTCAGGTAACCATGTGGCTCTTGTCGCTGGCGAAAATTCGACTGTGAATTTGATGCGTACGCAAATCGATGCGAACGAAGTGGGTGTTGTTGACTTGGGCGACAACGAACTTACGCAAAGAAACTCTACGGTTGAGAACAACGAGATTGCCTTTGTTGCCAACGATATCCCGCCGCAAGATGTTCGCCCGGCTTTGGCAGACAATGCAAAGCTGTTCTCGAGAAACATCGGTGAATACAAGAAGTCCCTTGGCGAAGAACCGGTGAACCCGTATGCCGACGGCACCAAGTATGTTGGCGCCATGAAGGGTTCCCAGGATTCTGCATGGAGCATTTCGGGTAACGTTGGGATTGAGCTGGGTTACCACAAGGTGTTGACCCGCCACAATTCTTCGGGCGAAAATTACGTTTCGCAAGAAGATACGGTTAAGCCTGGCGAACGTTACATCAACTATTTCCAGGTTCCGGGTTTCTTTACGAACTGGAATGCAAACCTGTTGATGAAATCGCCGACTGGAGCCACGTTTGAAGTGGTGGCCGATATTTCGAGCGATGAGTGGGACAATTTTAAGGTTTACCAATTCCAGGCTAGCTATACCGACGAAATGCAACGTTTGGTGTTGGGTGATTTCTATGCTAACGGTGGCGAACTTTATTTGGCCGGACTCCATGCCTTTGGCGCAAGCTACGATATCAATTTGTTCAAGAATTCGGCGAATGACCCGATGTTCATGGGCTCGGTGTTTGTTGGCGAAGAGAATGCTCCCAAGATTGTGGGTAATCGCAATTATGATGTTTACAAGGACTATGTGGACGACGGCGAAGCCGAGGCCCAGAGGATTGTGGGCGGCGCTAAAGTCCGCTGGAATATGCACCGCCGCTTTAACGGAACCTTGGGTTTTGTGTCTAGCGAGGATTACTTGCATGATCCGTTCTTGAGAGATGGCATGGATCCGAATACGAATACCGCGAAACCGGTGGTGTCTTCGAGAAACTTGTTCGCCGATGGTAACTGGCTTTTTTATCCAGGCGATATCAAGTTGAACGGCCAGATTGCTGTGGGTGGTGCAGACACGTTGAATGCGGCCAAGATGCGTGCCGTGAACCAGGTGTTTGCAGAAGAAGGTCTTGATCCGTCCAACTTTGCGCTGCTCAATAGGCTCATGAGCAATGTGAACGATGTGAATTCGCTCAGCAGGGAACGACTGGAACAGATTTTTGGCGAAAACTCGATGAAGACTCCTTCTGAAATGCGTCAAGAATTGAAGCGAGTCTTGAACAGGGCGAAGGATGTGGCAAAGACTATCCATAGCGATGACGTTGCTCCGACGAGCGGTGAATTCTGGGGTCATGAGCATTGGGCTTTTGCTGGATCTTACCAGTGGTCTAATCCGCGTACTTTTGTCGAAGGCTTCTTCAGGTATGTCGGTAGCGAATACTACAGCGCCGGTTCCGAAGATTTACTGCAGAATACTCGTATGATTGGCGGTAACTTGAAACACAAGATTTACGACTTCTGGAACTTGGGCTTTGGCTATACCATGAATGTCGAAAACGCTGCCGGTGAAGGTAACGATTATAATCTGTTCGGAATGGGTGAAGGTACGCAGTGGGGACTTCCGGGCGCACACACCAACTGGCTCAGAGAGCATGAACAGGACCCTGTGAGAACGCTCTACATTCATGACGGTTACTTGAAGAACGATTTCAAGTTGAACGACAAGATGGGACTTACGTTCAAGTACGCCTTCAACTACAGAACGCGTAGTACACCGCAGCGCCTGTACGCTAACTATTCTGGCACTTCGGGCATTTATGACGATCCGTGGTTCGAAGAAATCAAGGGCCGTGCAACGATGAAGGTTTTCAACGGTGTAGACACCATCAAGATCGACTCTGCTCGCTGGGCTGATTACTATGCCTTGGCCGACGAACCTTATTTGGCCACCCAGTTTACCGAAAAGCTGATGAAGCATACCTTGGAATTGGGCTGGTCTTGCAAGTTGCCGGACAACGTGCTGAAAATCGGTGGCGTGTTGGTGGTGTTTACGGACATGTCGGAATTTGAACAGGACCGTCTGCTTTCGAGATTCCAGCTCAAGAACGAAACCTACGGCATTCTCGGCTATTACCTGCATGGCAGCGACTACTTGGAACAGCGCTATCCGATCTCTTTGACGACAACGCTCGAAGGCATGCGTAATACGGTTGCCTTGACTCCCAGATACAAGATCTACAACCGCAACGACATGAGTGAATTTGAATGGAACTTGATGGACAATCTGGAAATGGAACTCAAGCCGAATTTCTTGGATTTGACGCTGTCGGGTAATCTTCGTCAGAACTTCTTGAGCTACGAAATCGAAAATCAGGATTACGACGAAATGGAGTTTGACCTTGACGCCTCGGCAAAGCTGCGCATTCACCATTCTCCGGCTCTGTATTCTGACTGGACCGTGGGGACGGTTCTTAACTACCGCCCGGACAGCAAGGCCGACCAATATAAAGATTTCTATATAATTGCGGCCTTGAATTACGAGTTTTAG
- a CDS encoding glycoside hydrolase family 9 protein, producing MKIPVRYNHVGYAPDAAKIFFVNPQEFKSAHEGPDSYKFRVVRRLHCDNMSTMWEGSLVEGSFEHHGVCEYTGETLWSGDFSGVSQTGIFFIQILKKGVAEKDALVFETETFEISTEWLYRQLLANIKSFYYQRSGVELTSDFAGKWARPAAHLDDCIGFHPSMNREGTWNAHGGWYDAGDYGKYIVNGGVSVATLLLACELTADSVSDNRAYKAINASEPIVGPDGHKMYSLMDEVRFELEFFLRMQDTDGGVFFKVTPERWDGFVSPKDSDSLQKRMILGKSTTSTLNFAGSLAAASRVYRKRDTAFAERCLQAAVKAYNWAVSRPFEDWPHNTEGSGGYGDDHAEDEFFWARAMLYRELQARGEAVEGLTAESLRPLLLKDMKVIPPKSCLDWRDTQNFGWIALALQDKDEEFRLFARTTLAMTAREIIDLQRTDAYGIPVRRFIWGSNGDIANHALTLAIVKRWAPSLGGMSLDFWCRELVNFIYGRNPVDVSFVTGSAWSSPKEPHHRLSHSDGVDEPIPGLLVGGINSDRQDMHRTPNVVPHYPGEASGYSYTDERCSFASNETAINWNAPLTAVLALLCTD from the coding sequence ATGAAGATTCCTGTTCGCTACAACCATGTCGGCTATGCTCCCGACGCGGCAAAGATTTTCTTTGTGAATCCGCAGGAGTTTAAATCGGCCCATGAAGGCCCTGATTCCTATAAATTCCGTGTTGTAAGACGCCTCCATTGTGACAATATGTCAACCATGTGGGAAGGTTCTCTGGTAGAGGGGTCTTTTGAACATCATGGTGTTTGCGAATATACTGGAGAAACCCTTTGGTCAGGTGATTTCTCGGGTGTTTCTCAAACGGGAATCTTTTTTATCCAGATTTTGAAGAAAGGTGTCGCCGAAAAAGATGCCTTGGTCTTTGAAACCGAAACTTTTGAAATTTCGACGGAATGGCTTTACCGTCAGTTGCTTGCGAATATCAAGTCTTTTTATTACCAGCGCAGCGGTGTTGAATTGACTTCTGATTTTGCGGGCAAGTGGGCAAGGCCTGCGGCTCACCTGGACGATTGCATTGGGTTTCATCCGAGTATGAATCGCGAAGGAACTTGGAATGCCCACGGTGGTTGGTACGATGCCGGTGACTACGGCAAGTACATTGTGAATGGCGGCGTGTCTGTTGCGACTTTGTTGCTTGCTTGCGAATTGACTGCGGATTCCGTGAGTGATAACCGCGCCTACAAGGCCATCAATGCGTCAGAACCGATTGTTGGTCCCGATGGCCACAAGATGTACAGCTTGATGGACGAAGTCCGTTTTGAACTGGAATTTTTCTTGCGCATGCAGGATACCGATGGCGGCGTGTTCTTTAAGGTGACGCCGGAACGTTGGGACGGCTTTGTTTCGCCTAAAGATTCGGACTCGTTGCAAAAGCGCATGATTCTTGGAAAGTCGACGACCTCGACGCTGAATTTTGCGGGGTCGCTGGCTGCAGCTTCGCGCGTGTATCGCAAACGCGATACGGCGTTCGCAGAACGCTGCCTGCAAGCCGCGGTAAAGGCCTACAATTGGGCGGTGTCGCGCCCGTTCGAAGACTGGCCGCATAATACCGAAGGCAGCGGCGGTTACGGCGACGATCATGCCGAAGACGAATTTTTCTGGGCCCGCGCTATGCTTTACCGCGAATTGCAGGCCCGCGGCGAAGCTGTGGAAGGCCTTACTGCCGAAAGCCTGCGTCCGTTGCTCTTGAAAGACATGAAGGTGATTCCGCCTAAGTCTTGCTTGGACTGGCGCGATACGCAGAATTTTGGATGGATTGCGCTTGCCTTGCAAGATAAGGACGAAGAATTCCGCCTCTTTGCCCGCACGACTCTTGCTATGACCGCCCGCGAAATCATTGATTTGCAGAGAACCGATGCTTACGGCATTCCTGTCCGCCGGTTCATTTGGGGCAGTAATGGCGATATTGCAAACCATGCTCTGACGCTTGCCATTGTAAAGCGCTGGGCTCCTAGCTTGGGCGGAATGTCGCTTGATTTCTGGTGCCGCGAACTGGTGAATTTCATTTACGGACGTAATCCTGTAGACGTCAGCTTTGTGACGGGGTCTGCATGGAGTTCGCCGAAAGAACCGCATCATCGCTTGAGTCATTCCGATGGCGTGGATGAACCGATTCCGGGACTTTTGGTGGGTGGCATCAATAGCGACCGCCAGGATATGCACCGTACGCCGAATGTGGTGCCGCATTATCCGGGTGAAGCTTCGGGCTATTCGTATACAGATGAACGCTGCTCGTTCGCTAGTAACGAAACGGCCATTAACTGGAATGCGCCGCTTACAGCAGTGCTTGCTTTGCTTTGCACCGATTAA